Proteins co-encoded in one Acipenser ruthenus chromosome 3, fAciRut3.2 maternal haplotype, whole genome shotgun sequence genomic window:
- the LOC117435373 gene encoding syndecan-2-like, producing the protein MRNGWILFTLGLVTFVLGEMTLAATQGQISPDEKDLYLEDGSGDYPVDDDDDFNSGSGSGLKVEIEEPVTVKTYMFPKAQPTRDSTKVFTHKVETSTAKARLLPKNPARTEPPVLVTDTDLDLMSTTSKPKMSGSGVDTDVSAEIRSENLFQRTEVLAAVIAGGVIGFLFAIFLILLLVYRMRKKDEGSYDLGERKPSSAAYQKAPTKEFYA; encoded by the exons ACACTGGCAGCTACACAGGGTCAAATTTCTCCTGACGAAAAGGATTTGTATCTTGAGGATGGGTCAGGGGATTATCCagtagatgatgatgatgattttaaTTCTGGGTCAGGCTCGG GTCTCAAAGTGGAAATCGAGGAGCCCGTCACTGTGAAAACGTATATGTTTCCAAAAGCACAACCAACCAGGGACTCGACTAAAGTATTCACACACAAAGTTGAGACATCTACAGCCAAAGCCAGACTGCTGCCTAAGAATCCTGCCAGAACCGAG CCACCAGTTCTGGTCACGGATACAGATCTGGATTTAATGAGCACAACTAGTAAGCCAAAGATGTCTGGGAGTGGTGTGGACACAGATGTGTCTGCGGAGATACGGTCCGAAAACCTCTTCCAGAGAACAGAAGTTCTGGCAG ctgtaattgctggtGGAGTGATTGGGTTCCTGTTTGCAATCTTCCTGATCTTGCTGCTGGTGTACCGCATGAGGAAGAAGGATGAAGGCAGCTATGACCTTGGGGAACGCAAACCATCCAGTGCTGCCTATCAGAAGGCACCTACCAAGGAATTTTATGCATAA